From a single Macrobrachium rosenbergii isolate ZJJX-2024 chromosome 59, ASM4041242v1, whole genome shotgun sequence genomic region:
- the LOC136837466 gene encoding uncharacterized PE-PGRS family protein PE_PGRS46-like, whose protein sequence is MAVFKIVLAITLLATCVLGGHLYGGRGGGIIGGHGGLGGGIIGGHGGLGGGIIGGHGGVGGGIIGGHGGIGGGLGHGGSHVVSITPGIGGLVSSSVSYGRPGLGHGIGGGHGIGGGHGIGGGHGIGGGSVIGGHGGSIIGGSGLYGK, encoded by the coding sequence gctGTTTTCAAGATTGTTCTTGCTATCACCCTCCTTGCCACCTGCGTCTTGGGTGGTCACCTCTATGGAGGTCGTGGAGGAGGTATCATTGGAGGCCATGGGGGCCTTGGAGGAGGTATCATTGGAGGCCATGGGGGCCTTGGAGGAGGTATCATTGGAGGCCATGGAGGCGTTGGAGGAGGTATCATTGGAGGCCATGGAGGCATTGGAGGAGGGTTGGGACATGGCGGAAGTCATGTGGTTTCAATCACACCAGGTATTGGAGGACTTGTAAGTTCTTCCGTGAGTTATGGAAGACCTGGCCTTGGCCATGGAATCGGTGGAGGTCATGGAATCGGTGGAGGCCATGGAATCGGTGGAGGTCATGGAATCGGTGGAGGCTCAGTCATTGGAGGACATGGAGGTTCCATCATTGGAGGCTCTGGTCTCTATGGCAAATGA
- the LOC136837504 gene encoding PE-PGRS family protein PE_PGRS47-like, producing the protein MASFKIVLAVSLLATCALGGHLYGGHGGGIIGGHGGLGGLGGLGGIGGIGGVGGIGGIGGVGGIGGIGGGFGHGGGKSVSITPGIGGLVSSSVSFGKPGIGHGIGGGSVIGGHGGSIIGGSGLYGKW; encoded by the exons ATG GCTTCTTTCAAGATTGTTCTTGCTGTCTCCCTTCTTGCCACCTGTGCCTTGGGTGGACATCTCTATGGAGGTCATGGAGGGGGTATCATTGGAGGCCATGGAGGCCTTGGAGGCCTTGGGGGACTTGGAGGCATTGGGGGCATTGGAGGCGTTGGAGGCATAGGAGGCATTGGAGGCGTTGGAGGCATTGGAGGCATTGGAGGAGGATTTGGACATGGCGGAGGGAAAAGTGTTTCAATCACTCCAGGTATTGGAGGACTAGTGAGTTCTTCCGTGAGCTTTGGAAAGCCTGGCATTGGCCATGGAATCGGTGGAGGCTCAGTCATTGGAGGACACGGTGGTTCCATCATTGGAGGATCCGGTCTCTATGGCAAATGGTAG